TCACTGTACTAAAACTTGCGCATACAAGGTGCGATTACCCAATATCTTCCCTAATTTAGAGATTTACATGTCCTCCTCCCCCAAAGCTCGGCGTTAATCGCTTTCGCGTAGTGAGATGGGACTGAAAATTGGTCCAATATTGATCACTAGCAATTGTACCCTCAAGGGCTTGACATTCGGTAATACATGGGCCAAACAATTTGCACATACAGGACAAGAGGCGTAGAAAGTATCATCGTTGATCGCTTGCTCCTTACTAATTGTTGGAGATTTATTTGAATTCGGCTGTCCATGGTTTCGGGTAATTCCAATTCACTGTCCAAAACTTACCGCTGTAAGGCTTCCAACGAAGTTATTGATCTCGCCGAATATTTCAGTCTTAAACGTCACGCCATTTGTTATGTTGAGCGAATTCTGGGCCTCGCCAATGCGGTGACTTTGGCTATTCCTGACTGCATGTAACGCAAACATAGATGATCAACTATCCACATTTACCAAAAGTATCAATGAAAGTCTTGACATTCAGCAGTACACACCTTCTCAAGGAGATAGGGCATATAAAGCCTATCGATCCGAGACCTATGAGGAGGATGTTTACTGGATTGTCTGAAGAAGGATTGCTTGCTACGATTTGAACACTACTCGTACTCTAATCAATAAGGGTCGTTGGCATGGCTAAGTCACGAAGGATAAGACTGCCTTGCTGTCAAACGACGGAATTCCGTGTCAGGTCGAAATGAGATGCTGATGAGATAGCTAATGATCGTACGGTTGTGCACTGTTTGATAATATAAGTATAACAGTACATACGCTCGACGCTCGCTGACCCACTGTTCTTTTCGTTCGTTTGTCGTCTTATTAATCATGTAATAATCGCGATCCGCGGCGGCAGCCCAAAGCTGACGTGTATATCTATGATACTACTGTCACCGCGGCCGCCGCCGTGCGCCTCCCACCAGTATGACGTAAGCCGTACgttattattattattattttttCGGAGAGGATGGTGGGCAGTACCGTGCTGTGAGGGCCGAGCGGCGATGGCCAACGTGTGCCACCTGATGAAAATTGATTCCGCTCGGCGAGCCCCGTCGATTTTGCTTCATGCGGAAACTCAAGCGCCCACCACAacatcatctccatcttctcaaTCCGCACAAAgccatccatccatccaGCCATGTCTTTCTCACCTCCACAAGCATCCGCTTCTCTCCCCTCCCTTGCGGCAGCTTTAGCAGACAGTAGTTCAGCTGCCCAGGCCATTCAAATAGCCCCAGAACTCATTGGTGACGGTGGTGCACCTCCTGATCTTCCTCGGCGCGAAGAGCTTCAAGGTCAACCGCCATCTGATGGTGTTTCACAGGCTTTCGGGTCATACCAAAGCTCGTCGACAAGAGACGATGGCTATCGGGGCTGGTCAAATGGACCTAATCCTCCTTCCAGGCCGCAGAATCCatgggaagaaggatatCGCGATCATCCCTCCCATCCCGATCCCACAGCCAATCAACAGTACTCCTATTCAGAGCAACCTGGAccatccatctccacaGAAAATATTGAGGAGCCTCAGAAACCCCCACGCAAACGTGCAAGACAGTCCAAACCTCGTGGGCACGAAAAAAATGGTGTCAACAGCGACGGTTTGCCGGAGGAGGGCATACTTGATTTTGCTCATCCGTCAGGGGACTTCAAACTTGGTCCAGTATTCGTGCATCCACCAAAAGGGGTTGCTCAGGCGTGTGTTCGATGCCACAAAATCAAGAGAAAGTGTGACAACGCCCGACCAAGATGTGCAGGATGCAGTAGGGCCGATGTTGCGTGCGTTTTTGAGTTAAACCCCGCCACTGCTAGGTAAGTTTGGATTTGGATATTCAGTAGGTTGTAGCTGTCTAACATTTTGTTTTCGTTCAGTTATGTCTCGAGCTTGAAATCGGACAATGTCACTTTATCCGCTCAGATGGTCTCCGCCGCTGAACGTATCTCTCAACTCGAAGCTGTATTGGTCAATTCTGGCCAAGAGGTccctccacctcctcaAACTCTCAAGAACATAGATTTCACCGCCATTGCCGGTGACAAGCTTTCTGCGAAGGATGATGACGTATCGACTG
This DNA window, taken from Cryptococcus gattii WM276 chromosome C, complete sequence, encodes the following:
- a CDS encoding Hypothetical Protein (Similar to TIGR gene model, INSD accession AAW42282.1), which encodes MSFSPPQASASLPSLAAALADSSSAAQAIQIAPELIGDGGAPPDLPRREELQGQPPSDGVSQAFGSYQSSSTRDDGYRGWSNGPNPPSRPQNPWEEGYRDHPSHPDPTANQQYSYSEQPGPSISTENIEEPQKPPRKRARQSKPRGHEKNGVNSDGLPEEGILDFAHPSGDFKLGPVFVHPPKGVAQACVRCHKIKRKCDNARPRCAGCSRADVACVFELNPATASYVSSLKSDNVTLSAQMVSAAERISQLEAVLVNSGQEVPPPPQTLKNIDFTAIAGDKLSAKDDDVSTEDAIKRLAESALTTSLRKRRRMSW